Below is a window of Halarcobacter anaerophilus DNA.
CCAAGTGCTATAGAAGATGAATCAAAAAGTCATTTTGCAGGTAAAAGCGGGGAACAACTAACAAAAATGATAGAAAATGTTTTACCTTTGAAAAAAGAGGATGTTTATATCACAAGTCTGGTAAAATGCAAAAGTGCAAACGGAATGAATAGTTCTCACTTTAGTAGCTGCAGTTCATATCTGTTTAAAGAAATTGAACTTGTAAATCCTAAATTAATTGTTACTTTAGGAGAAAAAGCTTATGAATATTTGTGTCCTGATATGGATAAATACAACCAAATAAGAGGACAAATAATTAAGTATAAAAATTATAGTGTTTTGCCGACTTTTAGCGTAAGTTTTTTACTTAGAAATCCTTCTTTTAAAAGAGAAGCTTTTCATGATATGTTGAAAATAAAATCTATTTTGGAGTCAAATTGAAAAATTTAATATTAATAATTACAGCATGTTTTATGCTGATAGGTTGTGCAACGAAAAAAGATTATACTCTTCCTAAATCTACCGTTGAAAAAGAGAAAAGAGCAGAAGAGTTTAAAAAACCACAAGATACACTATTTGAAGATAATATCGTTGAAGAGCCGGTTATAGAAAATGAAGAGGAACTAAATAAAATTGCTATTATTTATCCTTCGGCAAAAGTGGGAAGATATGCAAAATCTACAATAAGTACAATAAGTGCTTATCTGATTTATACGGATTCTCCTTTTCATTTAGAAGCTTTTGATTCTTATGATGAAAATCCCGATAATATTTTAAGAGAGTTAGAATTATTAAAAGAAAAAGGTTTTACCAAAGTTATAGCAATGTTTACTCAAATAGGTTTTAATACTCTAAATTCGTTAAATAACTTTGAAAATATAAAATTTTATTTTCCTTTGATAAACAAAGAAGAAGTTACGACTTTTAACGATAATTTTATTTTCGGCGGAATCTCTTATAAAAAGCAGTTAGAACTTTTGCAAACCTTGTCAAGTAATAAAAATACTATGTTTTACGTTAAATCGTATTTAGGAAATAAATTAAGAGATATCTATAAACAGACTTTTGTGAATTCAGGAGTTATAAAAGAGATAGCAAGAACAAACAACAGATATAAATATATTATGAAAGATAATAGAATATTAGGAAGTACCATTATCCTAAATACGCCTATTGTAAAATCTTCTATTATACTTTCTCAAATAACTGCTTTTGAGGTTGAACCTGCAAAAGTGTTATCTACTCAGTTAAATTATAATCCTTTGTTAGTAAAACTTACGCAAGAAAAAGATAGAGAAAATTTTTATGTTGTTAGTTCTATTGAAGATGTGAACAGTTTTATAGAAGATTATACAAAATTATTAGGTTCCGACATAGCTTATGAGTGGGTTGATTATTCTGCGTTAGTTGGAGCAAATTATTTGATAAATGAAAATAGTTTGGAGTTGATTAAAACAGGAATTTTTGAAAATCAGGCAGATTATAAACAGACTTTATATAAAAGTACTTCTTACGGATTTGAGAAGGTTCTTCAAAATTAAGTCATAATTGGATATAATCGCAGGATTTTAACTAAAGAAATAAAAGATGGAGTAAGAATTGAGAACGCATTATTGTACTGAAGTAACAGAAAAAAACATTGGTGAAATAGTAACTGTTGCAGGATGGGTGAACAGTAGAAGAGACCATGGTGGAATAGTTTTTATTGATTTAAGAGATAGAGGAGGGTTAGTTCAATTAGTTTGCGACCCTGCTGATAATAAAGAGTCTTGGGAAGTAGCCGACGGCGTAAGAGACGAATATGTACTAATTGCTAAAGGTAAAGTAAGAGCAAGAGGAGAAGGATTAGAAAATCCAAATCTTATCACAGGTAAAATTGAAATTGTAGTTGAAGAGCTAATTATTGAAAACAAATCAAAACCTATGCCTTTTGAATTAGGTGATGA
It encodes the following:
- a CDS encoding uracil-DNA glycosylase, which translates into the protein MTKAVKKRVLYHLNFLKSIGYDYHEIIEISNKEVNSDSLPNDLKELKSLVENCYLCELSKSRKNALFGEGNPNATLMFISDEPSAIEDESKSHFAGKSGEQLTKMIENVLPLKKEDVYITSLVKCKSANGMNSSHFSSCSSYLFKEIELVNPKLIVTLGEKAYEYLCPDMDKYNQIRGQIIKYKNYSVLPTFSVSFLLRNPSFKREAFHDMLKIKSILESN